From the Natronogracilivirga saccharolytica genome, one window contains:
- a CDS encoding phytoene/squalene synthase family protein, with translation MSKRTGISAFQALRPMYERTSMHRNVIEEVDDSCVRDAYAHCRSVTREHAKTFYLATRFLPNHKQRSIFAIYALCRHLDNIVDEAEDLSGANPVAIRDAGTALNEWKFKLEQTYEEKQADNYVLVAFSDVLKRHAIPISLPFELIDGVQSDLVKNRYENFEELYDYSYKVASVVGLMTSEVFGYDDEKALDRAVDLGIAMQLTNILRDIGEDLQRDRIYLPLDELHSFGLTENDIQQKQVTPDFKSFMRFQIDRARRYYASSDEGIPLLSPDSRIPVLLARHNYARILDCIEKNNYQVFDSRAHLTWMQKMTILPKAWWLSNRF, from the coding sequence ATGAGCAAGCGAACCGGCATATCAGCTTTCCAGGCGTTACGGCCGATGTATGAACGAACATCAATGCACAGGAATGTTATCGAGGAGGTGGATGACTCCTGTGTCCGTGATGCCTATGCCCATTGCCGATCGGTCACACGTGAACACGCGAAAACATTTTATCTTGCCACCCGGTTTCTGCCAAATCACAAGCAAAGAAGCATTTTTGCCATTTACGCACTTTGCCGCCATCTGGACAATATCGTAGATGAAGCCGAGGATCTCTCAGGGGCAAACCCTGTTGCCATCCGGGACGCCGGGACGGCTTTGAACGAATGGAAGTTCAAGCTTGAGCAGACTTATGAGGAAAAGCAGGCGGATAATTACGTGCTGGTTGCATTTTCCGATGTGCTGAAGCGTCACGCCATCCCCATATCGCTCCCCTTCGAACTGATCGATGGAGTGCAGAGCGACCTTGTGAAAAACAGGTATGAGAATTTTGAAGAGCTGTACGACTATTCGTACAAGGTGGCTTCGGTGGTCGGGCTCATGACATCCGAAGTTTTCGGTTACGATGATGAGAAGGCCCTTGACCGGGCAGTTGATCTTGGGATAGCAATGCAGCTGACCAATATCCTGCGGGATATAGGAGAAGATCTGCAGCGAGACCGGATATATCTCCCGCTGGATGAGCTTCACAGTTTTGGTCTGACAGAGAATGATATTCAGCAAAAGCAGGTGACTCCGGACTTCAAGAGTTTTATGCGTTTTCAGATTGATCGTGCCCGCAGATATTACGCCAGTTCCGATGAAGGCATCCCGCTGCTGTCACCAGACAGCAGGATTCCGGTATTGCTTGCGCGCCATAATTATGCGCGTATTCTCGATTGCATCGAAAAAAACAACTATCAGGTATTTGATTCGCGTGCCCATCTCACCTGGATGCAGAAAATGACCATTCTGCCGAAAGCATGGTGGCTTTCTAACCGTTTTTGA
- a CDS encoding alpha/beta hydrolase-fold protein has product MQKKEHHWQSPSLGRKTSVTVYGFEGTPLLAFPGDAGNRNDWEEHGLIEALSYQIDNGHNMIFCVDSVDQESFFNSDIDPASRIRRYRKYEKYIIDEVLPFIRKQSDDLFVMASGIHMGGYHALNLLFKYPSQIQKVISIGGRVQIRPFMDDYFDDNVYYNNPLEYLPNLEEQSLLDDIKNADIRLVITPDDPYSDINYMLSDILRSKAIDHVFDYWIETGEDLWEIWGDILRRHVP; this is encoded by the coding sequence ATGCAAAAGAAAGAGCACCACTGGCAGAGTCCCAGTCTTGGAAGGAAAACATCGGTGACGGTCTATGGTTTTGAGGGTACTCCCTTGCTGGCTTTTCCCGGAGATGCAGGCAACCGGAATGACTGGGAAGAGCATGGGCTTATCGAAGCACTGTCTTATCAGATCGATAACGGGCACAATATGATTTTCTGCGTTGATTCCGTCGATCAGGAAAGCTTTTTCAACAGTGATATCGATCCTGCTTCACGGATCAGACGCTACAGGAAATATGAAAAATATATCATTGATGAGGTACTGCCCTTTATACGCAAACAGTCAGATGACCTGTTTGTCATGGCATCCGGAATTCACATGGGCGGATACCATGCACTCAATCTCCTGTTCAAATATCCAAGCCAGATCCAGAAAGTCATCTCCATTGGCGGACGCGTTCAGATACGTCCGTTCATGGACGATTACTTTGATGACAATGTGTATTATAACAATCCGCTTGAGTATCTGCCCAATCTCGAGGAACAGTCTCTTCTTGATGACATAAAAAATGCCGACATCCGTCTGGTCATCACCCCGGATGACCCTTACTCCGATATCAACTACATGCTGAGTGATATTCTGCGCTCAAAAGCCATAGACCATGTATTTGACTACTGGATTGAAACGGGGGAAGATCTTTGGGAAATATGGGGTGATATACTGCGGCGCCACGTACCCTGA
- the murQ gene encoding N-acetylmuramic acid 6-phosphate etherase has protein sequence MSDSQKLYDQLKKLETEQRNPETLHIDLADPGEIVRLMNEQDKKVAEYVSARKDQIAMAVDFAHKALAKGGRLIYTGAGTSGRLGVLDAAECPPTFGTHPDQVIGLIAGGREAMFVAQEGSEDLPEHGERDIAELNVSDKDVVCGLAASGRTPYVLGTLDEAKRRGARTVMVCCVVADRVKLEKEPDVMIDVPVGPEVIMGSTRLKSATAQKMVCNMISTGAMIRLGKVYENVMVDLMLTNKKLVERSRRIISMFTDAGYEESSRLLKESGGKVKIALLMGLAKVSREEAEKKLEDHNGFIRAALQSYEKD, from the coding sequence TTGTCTGATAGCCAAAAACTTTACGACCAGCTCAAGAAACTCGAAACAGAACAGCGGAACCCTGAAACCCTGCATATTGACCTTGCTGATCCGGGCGAAATAGTAAGGCTCATGAACGAACAGGACAAAAAGGTTGCCGAGTATGTAAGCGCGCGAAAAGATCAGATTGCCATGGCCGTTGATTTTGCTCACAAGGCACTGGCAAAGGGCGGACGCCTTATTTATACCGGCGCCGGGACAAGCGGCAGGCTTGGTGTGCTTGATGCCGCAGAATGCCCGCCTACTTTCGGGACCCATCCCGACCAGGTGATCGGTCTCATTGCCGGTGGCAGAGAAGCCATGTTTGTGGCTCAGGAGGGATCTGAAGATCTTCCCGAACACGGAGAAAGGGACATCGCCGAGCTGAATGTCTCCGACAAGGATGTGGTCTGCGGACTTGCCGCCAGCGGACGGACCCCCTATGTGCTTGGAACGCTGGATGAAGCCAAGAGAAGGGGAGCCAGAACCGTGATGGTCTGCTGTGTGGTTGCAGACCGGGTAAAACTGGAAAAAGAACCCGATGTCATGATTGACGTGCCGGTCGGGCCGGAGGTCATCATGGGAAGCACGCGGCTGAAAAGTGCCACCGCTCAAAAAATGGTTTGCAACATGATTTCTACCGGAGCGATGATCAGACTTGGAAAAGTTTACGAGAATGTCATGGTAGACCTGATGCTTACCAATAAGAAACTTGTAGAGCGCTCACGGCGTATCATAAGCATGTTTACCGATGCCGGTTACGAAGAGTCATCACGCCTGTTAAAAGAGTCTGGAGGAAAGGTGAAAATTGCCTTGCTGATGGGCCTGGCAAAGGTGAGCAGGGAAGAGGCCGAAAAAAAGCTCGAAGACCACAACGGTTTTATCCGTGCTGCGTTACAGTCCTACGAAA